In the Buchnera aphidicola (Thelaxes suberi) genome, one interval contains:
- a CDS encoding Hsp20 family protein codes for MSYHSFSLEPKYENTMFSQRFKEIDKLFSTLSGKKIIADSVPPYDILQLKENFYKLIISVPGYFEENLEISTQDDQLVIIGKKEITENTNEKKETVEKILHQGIYTGDFSLSFRLNQRISVTNATLNQGLLTIYFKYQIPEKQKIQKIQINVK; via the coding sequence ATGTCATATCATTCATTTTCTTTGGAACCTAAATATGAAAACACTATGTTTTCTCAACGATTTAAGGAAATAGATAAATTATTTAGTACTTTATCGGGTAAAAAAATAATTGCAGATAGTGTTCCCCCCTATGACATACTACAGTTAAAAGAAAATTTTTATAAATTAATTATTAGTGTTCCGGGATACTTTGAAGAAAATTTAGAAATTTCTACACAAGACGATCAGCTAGTTATTATTGGAAAAAAAGAAATTACAGAAAATACTAATGAAAAAAAAGAAACTGTAGAAAAAATATTGCATCAGGGAATTTATACAGGTGATTTTTCTTTAAGTTTTCGTTTAAATCAACGAATATCTGTTACTAATGCAACTTTAAATCAGGGTTTATTAACCATATATTTTAAATACCAAATTCCAGAAAAACAAAAAATACAAAAAATACAAATTAATGTAAAATAA
- a CDS encoding TIGR00645 family protein, whose translation MEKRIANVIYSSRWLMFPVYIGLAFGFVLLTVKFFQQIICVIPEILTMSESGLVLIVLSLIDIALVGGLLVMVMFSGYENFIAKMETTENKKRLSWMGTMDVNSIKNKVASSIVAISSVHLLRLFMDADKISDNKIMWCVVIHLTFVLSAFGMAYIDKMSKKHYS comes from the coding sequence ATGGAAAAGAGAATTGCTAATGTTATCTATAGTTCACGATGGCTAATGTTTCCTGTCTATATTGGTTTAGCATTTGGTTTTGTTCTATTAACAGTAAAGTTTTTTCAACAAATTATTTGTGTTATACCTGAAATTTTAACTATGTCTGAATCTGGATTAGTGTTAATTGTATTATCCCTAATAGATATTGCATTAGTAGGGGGTTTATTAGTTATGGTAATGTTTTCTGGTTATGAAAACTTTATAGCAAAAATGGAAACAACAGAAAATAAAAAACGGTTAAGTTGGATGGGGACAATGGATGTAAATTCAATAAAAAATAAAGTTGCTTCTTCTATTGTAGCAATATCTTCAGTACATTTATTAAGATTATTTATGGATGCAGATAAAATTTCAGATAATAAAATTATGTGGTGTGTAGTTATTCATTTAACTTTTGTTTTATCTGCTTTTGGTATGGCATATATAGATAAAATGAGTAAAAAACACTATTCTTAA
- the repA gene encoding plasmid replication initiator RepA has translation MYKKKYVNNKYPSFIPYKKGKKRSQFIKFAMQLAAKIDIARVHHTSNYVKNNITTINRIRGLNKHRASAMRAMIQAMLYYLNEQSCEVESTIEQLSDECGLSTISPAGNKSITRASRLITQFMEPMGLCSLVTSKSCIHKTIKIKNLFFKIVGIANVKNKIYKKHYCNQNISHVLNNFIIHKEFPKIFNLDENKIKKRILNVLIKHYSTTELTKMGSKGLKKKVNTEYMYLKKISEKYYL, from the coding sequence GTGTATAAAAAAAAATATGTAAACAATAAATATCCCTCTTTTATCCCGTATAAAAAAGGTAAAAAAAGATCACAATTTATAAAATTTGCAATGCAGCTCGCTGCAAAAATAGATATTGCGCGAGTTCATCATACTAGTAATTATGTAAAAAATAATATTACTACGATAAATCGAATTCGGGGTTTAAATAAACATCGAGCTTCTGCTATGCGCGCTATGATTCAAGCAATGCTTTATTATTTAAATGAGCAATCTTGTGAAGTTGAATCAACTATAGAGCAACTATCTGATGAATGTGGTTTATCCACTATATCACCGGCTGGTAATAAGTCTATTACTAGAGCTTCTAGATTAATCACACAATTTATGGAACCAATGGGTTTATGTTCTTTGGTTACATCAAAAAGTTGTATCCATAAAACCATAAAAATAAAAAATCTTTTTTTTAAAATAGTTGGAATAGCAAATGTAAAAAATAAAATTTATAAAAAACATTATTGTAATCAAAATATTTCTCATGTTTTAAACAATTTTATTATTCATAAAGAATTTCCTAAAATTTTTAACTTAGACGAAAATAAAATAAAAAAAAGAATTTTAAATGTTTTAATAAAACACTATTCAACAACTGAGTTAACAAAAATGGGTTCTAAAGGATTGAAAAAAAAAGTTAATACTGAATATATGTATTTAAAAAAAATTAGTGAAAAATACTATTTATAA